One window of the Manihot esculenta cultivar AM560-2 chromosome 14, M.esculenta_v8, whole genome shotgun sequence genome contains the following:
- the LOC110599645 gene encoding uncharacterized protein LOC110599645 isoform X6 produces the protein MSPALVDTGAPVQNPNLNGQISLPLLSSFVASYLYSDSQFEQPPPPIQISMNPSNFGDLNSGFSNSSSNAQNLSSSGKPRPKPRLVKLRRQSNSQNFKSPADTCACPGFNPFQPVSPHAEQDVSKSSAFGFGGGGKESFVFGNGKSSFGGDSDSGKLNVENQVIEQMKNVRTGSGNVFGNNNLNASHRSDFVFGSDKSSSVDDNMKRLTLDDNEIEKVVDQRTKLTANDIAKFGLCSGDNVTTSFGKSAGLKLPDDLKKELTIKERGDFGGGSSISGADEAKKPGFKTNTSKSFVGRLDNALPDQIKNLKIKDSLDANDIDNKTYEKDSFASGGRKGTRNHVGRETENILLNEMESKLNLASAIRESSGQTDIGFSSSRTQTEDMQTGNGGDSKFHDSGNSVHTEFTFKGGLQGKEASGDQVTSDQPKVDTRPSGVAGPSSSFSPSGLPGGCAFGLPPTGREEKRDGLIFTSKQEGVGSPFVEFKTPNLKGNVFSGLNQKVEISAKFKDSKVKKKRGKLKQPTKVHLWPGQDFVSRESGSHEIPESSEPNSPMDVSPYQDPLSDTQFSRETSVASEESFSLDNQCPSTNSQPSAVNGTIDEDLIVATEKMEINEEYVQFRETKKEGSGYCSDKGIVAENPPEDPLSRAGAESLKSANVEIDFVNDIVVTSEENGANFSTNMEGQYSDVRFQFGSSASSEDIGGSCFTFAAATAATSSSNCQHKTKTWVKVGNTSYICSPNAKVSYPSSISEVTPISGASLPLSPTHGKKVDLSTPFHMIGDNSEGLRGQEMKQESDLTSAASVAAQEACEKWRLRGNQRYTCGDTSKAEDYYTQGINCVSKSETSRSSLRALMLCYSNRAATRMSLGRMRDALRDCKMAAEIDPNFIRVQVRAANCYLALGEVEDASQYFKKCLQIGSDICVDRKIAVEASEGLQKAQFSFSGPDWQKVSECLQHSAELLQRKTSGDAGSALELILEASTISPFSETLLEMKATSLFLLRKYDEVIQLCERTFDSAKQNSSLIEADCLSADLDSSELMKNSFSLWRTHLIFKSYYYLGKLEEGSGWLEKQEELIAKSDLSRSANKLMESLLPLASTVRELLHHKAAGNEAFQAGKHSEAIEHYTAALSCNIESRPFAAICFCNRAAAYKALGQITDAIADCSLAIALDGNYLKALSRRSTLYEMIRDYGQAATDLHRLVALLTKQLEEKTNQFGSSDRMGNLPNDLRQARMRLSTVEEESRKEVPLDMYLIFVQSMISKKRG, from the exons ATGTCGCCGGCGTTGGTAGACACCGGAGCTCCCGTGCAAAATCCAAATCTTAACGGTCAGATTTCTCTTCCTCTTTTGTCTTCTTTTGTTGCCTCTTATTTATATTCGGATTCTCAATTTGAACAGCCACCACCACCAATACAAATCTCCATGAATCCATCAAATTTTGGTGATTTAAATTCTGGGTTTTCAAATTCAAGCTCAAATGCCCAGAATTTGAGCTCATCGGGAAAGCCTCGCCCCAAGCCGAGATTGGTGAAATTGAGAAGGCAGTCGAATTCCCAGAATTTCAAATCCCCAGCTGACACCTGTGCCTGTCCCGGTTTTAATCCGTTTCAACCTGTATCCCCGCACGCTGAGCAGGATGTTTCAAAGTCCAGTGCATTTGGATTTGGTGGCGGTGGGAAGGAGTCATTTGTTTTTGGAAATGGTAAAAGTAGTTTTGGTGGCGATTCAGATTCGGGAAAGTTGAATGTGGAGAACCAAGTCATTGAACAGATGAAAAATGTGAGAACTGGGAGCGGAAATGTGTTCGGGAATAATAACTTAAATGCAAGCCATAGAAGTGATTTTGTGTTTGGTAGCGATAAGAGTTCCAGCGTTGATGATAATATGAAGAGGTTGACCCTTGATGATAATGAGATTGAGAAAGTTGTTGATCAAAGAACAAAACTAACAGCAAATGATATTGCCAAATTTGGGCTCTGTAGTGGAGACAATGTGACCACTTCCTTTGGCAAAAGTGCGGGATTAAAGCTACCAGATGACTTGAAGAAGGAATTGACTATTAAAGAGAGAGGAGATTTCGGTGGTGGTAGCAGCATCTCCGGTGCCGATGAAGCAAAAAAGCCTGGTTTCAAAACTAATACTAGCAAATCATTTGTTGGTCGCTTGGATAATGCACTTCCTGATCAgattaagaatttaaaaataaaggacTCTTTGGATGCTAATGACATTGATAATAAGACCTATGAGAAGGACAGTTTTGCATCTGGAGGCAGGAAAGGCACTAGGAATCATGTGGGTAGAGAAACAGAAAACATACTGTTGAATGAGATGGAGAGCAAGTTGAACCTTGCTAGTGCAATACGAGAATCTTCTGGTCAAACAGATATTGGATTTTCATCTTCTCGAACCCAAACAGAGGATATGCAAACTGGAAATGGAGGTGATAGTAAGTTCCATGATTCTGGTAACTCGGTTCATACTGAATTTACTTTCAAGGGAGGGTTGCAGGGTAAGGAAGCAAGTGGTGACCAAGTTACTTCTGACCAGCCAAAAGTTGATACACGACCAAGTGGAGTTGCAGGACCATCGTCTTCATTCTCACCCAGTGGTTTGCCTGGTGGGTGTGCTTTTGGATTGCCACCTACAGGTAGAGAGGAGAAAAGAGATGGGCTTATTTTTACAAGCAAGCAAGAAGGTGTTGGATCACCCTTTGTTGAATTCAAAACACCAAATCTGAAAGGAAATGTATTCTCTGGCTTAAATCAGAAAGTGGAAATCAGTGCGAAATTTAAAGACTCAAAAGTAAAGAAGAAACGGGGAAAGTTGAAGCAACCTACCAAAGTCCATCTATGGCCTGGACAAGATTTTGTTTCAAGGGAAAGTGGTTCTCACGAAATCCCAGAGTCGTCTGAACCTAATTCACCAATGGATGTGTCTCCATATCAGGATCCGTTGTCTGATACTCAATTTTCTAGGGAAACTTCTGTGGCATCAGAGGAGTCTTTCAGTCTTGATAACCAATGTCCATCAACTAATTCACAACCATCAGCTGTAAATGGTACCATAGATGAAGATTTGATTGTTGCAACAGAAAAAATGGAAATAAATGAAGAGTATGTGCAATTCAGAGAAACAAAAAAGGAAGGTTCTGGTTACTGTTCTGATAAAGGTATTGTTGCTGAAAATCCTCCAGAAGATCCCTTATCAAGGGCTGGAGCAGAAAGCCTGAAATCTGCAAATGTAGAGATAGATTTTGTCAATGATATTGTGGTTACTTCAGAAGAAAATGGAGCCAATTTTAGTACAAATATGGAGGGACAATATAGTGATGTCAGGTTTCAATTTGGTTCTTCTGCAAGTTCTGAGGATATAGGTGGTTCTTGTTTCACATTTGCTGCTGCTACTGCTGCTACATCATCATCAAACTGTCAGCATAAAACGAAGACTTGGGTTAAAGTTGGTAATACTTCCTATATTTGCAGCCCAAATGCAAAAGTTTCTTATCCATCCTCAATTTCAGAGGTTACTCCAATCTCTGGTGCTTCATTGCCGTTGTCCCCAACTCATGGCAAGAAAGTAGATCTATCCACTCCATTCCACATGATTGGAGATAATTCTGAGGGGCTTAGAGGACAGGAGATGAAACAGGAATCTGATTTAACTTCTGCTGCATCTGTTGCAGCTCAGGAAGCATGTGAAAAATGGCGATTAAG GGGAAACCAACGGTATACATGTGGAGATACGTCTAAAGCAGAGGATTATTACACACAAGGGATAAATTGTGTTTCTAAAAGTGAGACATCTAGAAGCAGTCTTAGGGCATTGATGTTGTGCTATAGCAACCGTGCAGCAACACGAATGTCTCTTGGAAGAATGAGAGATGCACTTAGAGATTGTAAAATGGCGGCTGAAATTGATCCCAATTTTATCAGGGTGCAAGTTAGAGCTGCAAA TTGTTACCTGGCCCTGGGTGAAGTTGAAGATGCATCACAGTATTTCAAGAAGTGCTTGCAGATAGGAAGTGATATCTGTGTGGACAGAAAAATTGCAGTTGAAGCCTCTGAAGGACTACAAAAGGCGCAG TTTTCCTTTTCTGGTCCTGACTGGCAGAAAGTGTCAGAATGCTTGCAACACTCTGCTGAACTTTTGCAAAGGAAAACTTCTGGTGATGCAGGGAGTGCTTTGGAACTAATTTTAGAGGCTTCAACTATAAGTCCATTCTCAGAAACATTACTTGAAATGAAAGCAACATCCCTGTTCCTG CTGCGCAAGTATGATGAAGTAATTCAGCTATGTGAGAGGACTTTTGATTCTGCTAAACAAAATTCTTCTCTAATAGAGGCTGATTGCCTATCAGCAGATCTGGATAGTAGTGAACTTATGAAGAACTCCTTTTCTCTCTGGCGCACCCACCTGATTTTCAAATCCTACTACTATCTGGGAAAGCTGGAGGAGGGTTCTGGTTGGCTAGAAAAGCAAGAGGAACTCATTGCTAAAAG TGATTTGTCCAGGAGTGCTAACAAGTTAATGGAATCATTACTACCCTTAGCTTCCACTGTACGAGAACTCTTACACCATAAG GCTGCTGGAAATGAAGCATTTCAAGCAGGAAAGCATTCGGAAGCCATTGAGCATTATACTGCTGCCCTGTCATGCAATATAGAGTCACGTCCTTTTGCAGCTATTTGTTTCTGCAATCGAGCTGCTGCATACAAAGCATTGGGCCAAATTACTGATGCTATTGCAGACTGCAGCCTAGCAATAGCTCTTGATGGAAATTATCTGAAG GCACTTTCTAGAAGATCAACTTTATATGAGATGATTAGGGATTATGGGCAAGCTGCTACTGATCTTCATAGACTTGTAGCTCTTCTCACTAAGCAATTAGAGGAGAAAACCAATCAGTTTGGATCATCTGATAGAATGGGAAACTTGCCAAATGATCTAAGACAAGCTCGCATGCGTCTTTCAACAGTCGAAGAAGAATCCAGAAAGGAGGTTCCTCTGGATATGTACCTCATTTT CGTTCAGAGTATGATCTCGAAGAAGAGAGGATGA
- the LOC110599645 gene encoding uncharacterized protein LOC110599645 isoform X3 yields the protein MSPALVDTGAPVQNPNLNGQISLPLLSSFVASYLYSDSQFEQPPPPIQISMNPSNFGDLNSGFSNSSSNAQNLSSSGKPRPKPRLVKLRRQSNSQNFKSPADTCACPGFNPFQPVSPHAEQDVSKSSAFGFGGGGKESFVFGNGKSSFGGDSDSGKLNVENQVIEQMKNVRTGSGNVFGNNNLNASHRSDFVFGSDKSSSVDDNMKRLTLDDNEIEKVVDQRTKLTANDIAKFGLCSGDNVTTSFGKSAGLKLPDDLKKELTIKERGDFGGGSSISGADEAKKPGFKTNTSKSFVGRLDNALPDQIKNLKIKDSLDANDIDNKTYEKDSFASGGRKGTRNHVGRETENILLNEMESKLNLASAIRESSGQTDIGFSSSRTQTEDMQTGNGGDSKFHDSGNSVHTEFTFKGGLQGKEASGDQVTSDQPKVDTRPSGVAGPSSSFSPSGLPGGCAFGLPPTGREEKRDGLIFTSKQEGVGSPFVEFKTPNLKGNVFSGLNQKVEISAKFKDSKVKKKRGKLKQPTKVHLWPGQDFVSRESGSHEIPESSEPNSPMDVSPYQDPLSDTQFSRETSVASEESFSLDNQCPSTNSQPSAVNGTIDEDLIVATEKMEINEEYVQFRETKKEGSGYCSDKGIVAENPPEDPLSRAGAESLKSANVEIDFVNDIVVTSEENGANFSTNMEGQYSDVRFQFGSSASSEDIGGSCFTFAAATAATSSSNCQHKTKTWVKVGNTSYICSPNAKVSYPSSISEVTPISGASLPLSPTHGKKVDLSTPFHMIGDNSEGLRGQEMKQESDLTSAASVAAQEACEKWRLRGNQRYTCGDTSKAEDYYTQGINCVSKSETSRSSLRALMLCYSNRAATRMSLGRMRDALRDCKMAAEIDPNFIRVQVRAANCYLALGEVEDASQYFKKCLQIGSDICVDRKIAVEASEGLQKAQKVSECLQHSAELLQRKTSGDAGSALELILEASTISPFSETLLEMKATSLFLLRKYDEVIQLCERTFDSAKQNSSLIEADCLSADLDSSELMKNSFSLWRTHLIFKSYYYLGKLEEGSGWLEKQEELIAKSDLSRSANKLMESLLPLASTVRELLHHKAAGNEAFQAGKHSEAIEHYTAALSCNIESRPFAAICFCNRAAAYKALGQITDAIADCSLAIALDGNYLKALSRRSTLYEMIRDYGQAATDLHRLVALLTKQLEEKTNQFGSSDRMGNLPNDLRQARMRLSTVEEESRKEVPLDMYLILGVEPFASASEIKKAYRKAALRHHPDKAGQSLARNENGDDGLWKEMGEEIHNHADRLFKIIGEAYAVLSDPTKRSEYDLEEERMNCQRKHNGSSKYRTHTDAQNYQFERSGTRRQWREVWRSYGR from the exons ATGTCGCCGGCGTTGGTAGACACCGGAGCTCCCGTGCAAAATCCAAATCTTAACGGTCAGATTTCTCTTCCTCTTTTGTCTTCTTTTGTTGCCTCTTATTTATATTCGGATTCTCAATTTGAACAGCCACCACCACCAATACAAATCTCCATGAATCCATCAAATTTTGGTGATTTAAATTCTGGGTTTTCAAATTCAAGCTCAAATGCCCAGAATTTGAGCTCATCGGGAAAGCCTCGCCCCAAGCCGAGATTGGTGAAATTGAGAAGGCAGTCGAATTCCCAGAATTTCAAATCCCCAGCTGACACCTGTGCCTGTCCCGGTTTTAATCCGTTTCAACCTGTATCCCCGCACGCTGAGCAGGATGTTTCAAAGTCCAGTGCATTTGGATTTGGTGGCGGTGGGAAGGAGTCATTTGTTTTTGGAAATGGTAAAAGTAGTTTTGGTGGCGATTCAGATTCGGGAAAGTTGAATGTGGAGAACCAAGTCATTGAACAGATGAAAAATGTGAGAACTGGGAGCGGAAATGTGTTCGGGAATAATAACTTAAATGCAAGCCATAGAAGTGATTTTGTGTTTGGTAGCGATAAGAGTTCCAGCGTTGATGATAATATGAAGAGGTTGACCCTTGATGATAATGAGATTGAGAAAGTTGTTGATCAAAGAACAAAACTAACAGCAAATGATATTGCCAAATTTGGGCTCTGTAGTGGAGACAATGTGACCACTTCCTTTGGCAAAAGTGCGGGATTAAAGCTACCAGATGACTTGAAGAAGGAATTGACTATTAAAGAGAGAGGAGATTTCGGTGGTGGTAGCAGCATCTCCGGTGCCGATGAAGCAAAAAAGCCTGGTTTCAAAACTAATACTAGCAAATCATTTGTTGGTCGCTTGGATAATGCACTTCCTGATCAgattaagaatttaaaaataaaggacTCTTTGGATGCTAATGACATTGATAATAAGACCTATGAGAAGGACAGTTTTGCATCTGGAGGCAGGAAAGGCACTAGGAATCATGTGGGTAGAGAAACAGAAAACATACTGTTGAATGAGATGGAGAGCAAGTTGAACCTTGCTAGTGCAATACGAGAATCTTCTGGTCAAACAGATATTGGATTTTCATCTTCTCGAACCCAAACAGAGGATATGCAAACTGGAAATGGAGGTGATAGTAAGTTCCATGATTCTGGTAACTCGGTTCATACTGAATTTACTTTCAAGGGAGGGTTGCAGGGTAAGGAAGCAAGTGGTGACCAAGTTACTTCTGACCAGCCAAAAGTTGATACACGACCAAGTGGAGTTGCAGGACCATCGTCTTCATTCTCACCCAGTGGTTTGCCTGGTGGGTGTGCTTTTGGATTGCCACCTACAGGTAGAGAGGAGAAAAGAGATGGGCTTATTTTTACAAGCAAGCAAGAAGGTGTTGGATCACCCTTTGTTGAATTCAAAACACCAAATCTGAAAGGAAATGTATTCTCTGGCTTAAATCAGAAAGTGGAAATCAGTGCGAAATTTAAAGACTCAAAAGTAAAGAAGAAACGGGGAAAGTTGAAGCAACCTACCAAAGTCCATCTATGGCCTGGACAAGATTTTGTTTCAAGGGAAAGTGGTTCTCACGAAATCCCAGAGTCGTCTGAACCTAATTCACCAATGGATGTGTCTCCATATCAGGATCCGTTGTCTGATACTCAATTTTCTAGGGAAACTTCTGTGGCATCAGAGGAGTCTTTCAGTCTTGATAACCAATGTCCATCAACTAATTCACAACCATCAGCTGTAAATGGTACCATAGATGAAGATTTGATTGTTGCAACAGAAAAAATGGAAATAAATGAAGAGTATGTGCAATTCAGAGAAACAAAAAAGGAAGGTTCTGGTTACTGTTCTGATAAAGGTATTGTTGCTGAAAATCCTCCAGAAGATCCCTTATCAAGGGCTGGAGCAGAAAGCCTGAAATCTGCAAATGTAGAGATAGATTTTGTCAATGATATTGTGGTTACTTCAGAAGAAAATGGAGCCAATTTTAGTACAAATATGGAGGGACAATATAGTGATGTCAGGTTTCAATTTGGTTCTTCTGCAAGTTCTGAGGATATAGGTGGTTCTTGTTTCACATTTGCTGCTGCTACTGCTGCTACATCATCATCAAACTGTCAGCATAAAACGAAGACTTGGGTTAAAGTTGGTAATACTTCCTATATTTGCAGCCCAAATGCAAAAGTTTCTTATCCATCCTCAATTTCAGAGGTTACTCCAATCTCTGGTGCTTCATTGCCGTTGTCCCCAACTCATGGCAAGAAAGTAGATCTATCCACTCCATTCCACATGATTGGAGATAATTCTGAGGGGCTTAGAGGACAGGAGATGAAACAGGAATCTGATTTAACTTCTGCTGCATCTGTTGCAGCTCAGGAAGCATGTGAAAAATGGCGATTAAG GGGAAACCAACGGTATACATGTGGAGATACGTCTAAAGCAGAGGATTATTACACACAAGGGATAAATTGTGTTTCTAAAAGTGAGACATCTAGAAGCAGTCTTAGGGCATTGATGTTGTGCTATAGCAACCGTGCAGCAACACGAATGTCTCTTGGAAGAATGAGAGATGCACTTAGAGATTGTAAAATGGCGGCTGAAATTGATCCCAATTTTATCAGGGTGCAAGTTAGAGCTGCAAA TTGTTACCTGGCCCTGGGTGAAGTTGAAGATGCATCACAGTATTTCAAGAAGTGCTTGCAGATAGGAAGTGATATCTGTGTGGACAGAAAAATTGCAGTTGAAGCCTCTGAAGGACTACAAAAGGCGCAG AAAGTGTCAGAATGCTTGCAACACTCTGCTGAACTTTTGCAAAGGAAAACTTCTGGTGATGCAGGGAGTGCTTTGGAACTAATTTTAGAGGCTTCAACTATAAGTCCATTCTCAGAAACATTACTTGAAATGAAAGCAACATCCCTGTTCCTG CTGCGCAAGTATGATGAAGTAATTCAGCTATGTGAGAGGACTTTTGATTCTGCTAAACAAAATTCTTCTCTAATAGAGGCTGATTGCCTATCAGCAGATCTGGATAGTAGTGAACTTATGAAGAACTCCTTTTCTCTCTGGCGCACCCACCTGATTTTCAAATCCTACTACTATCTGGGAAAGCTGGAGGAGGGTTCTGGTTGGCTAGAAAAGCAAGAGGAACTCATTGCTAAAAG TGATTTGTCCAGGAGTGCTAACAAGTTAATGGAATCATTACTACCCTTAGCTTCCACTGTACGAGAACTCTTACACCATAAG GCTGCTGGAAATGAAGCATTTCAAGCAGGAAAGCATTCGGAAGCCATTGAGCATTATACTGCTGCCCTGTCATGCAATATAGAGTCACGTCCTTTTGCAGCTATTTGTTTCTGCAATCGAGCTGCTGCATACAAAGCATTGGGCCAAATTACTGATGCTATTGCAGACTGCAGCCTAGCAATAGCTCTTGATGGAAATTATCTGAAG GCACTTTCTAGAAGATCAACTTTATATGAGATGATTAGGGATTATGGGCAAGCTGCTACTGATCTTCATAGACTTGTAGCTCTTCTCACTAAGCAATTAGAGGAGAAAACCAATCAGTTTGGATCATCTGATAGAATGGGAAACTTGCCAAATGATCTAAGACAAGCTCGCATGCGTCTTTCAACAGTCGAAGAAGAATCCAGAAAGGAGGTTCCTCTGGATATGTACCTCATTTT GGGAGTTGAACCTTTTGCTTCAGCATCAGAAATTAAGAAGGCATATCGAAAAGCTGCACTTAGGCACCATCCTGACAAG gcTGGTCAGTCCTTGGCAAGAAATGAGAATGGAGATGATGGGCTCTGGAAGGAGATGGGAGAAGAAATTCACAACCATGCGGACAGACTGTTTAAAATAATTGGGGAGGCATATGCAGTACTTTCTGATCCTACTAAg CGTTCAGAGTATGATCTCGAAGAAGAGAGGATGAATTGCCAAAGGAAACACAATGGAAGCAGCAAATACAGAACACACACAGATGCACAGAACTATCAGTTTGAAAGAAGCGGCACTAGAAGACAGTGGAGAGAGGTTTGGAGATCATATGGAAGATAG